In the genome of Catharus ustulatus isolate bCatUst1 chromosome 32, bCatUst1.pri.v2, whole genome shotgun sequence, the window atgggaaaaccaGAGGGGAACACGGGGGgggaaacactgggaaaacTGGGGGAGGGGACCAGGGAGAATTTGGAAGGtttggggagggattttgggggtctggggaggattttgaggggattttgggggttgtgGGGGAATTtgtggggagattttgggggtctgtggaaaatttggggggtctgggagggaatttggggggattttggggaaaattttgggatttgaagTGTCTGGGAGGGATTTTAGGGGGAGATggggggggaaattttgggtcTAGGGGAGAattcagggggatttgggggagtcTGGgagggattttagggggaaattggggggaatttttagggTCTGGGGGAGAATttaaggggatttgggggggtctggtaggaatttggggggaaattgggggagaatttgggggatttggggagaatttttgggatctggggaatttttggggtctgggatgaATTTGGAAACCCCAAACCCGGGGGGGGTTTTTCCTTTGGGCCATTCCCAGGACTGAaccatttttttgggggggtgttGGGGGGTCTTCCCCCATCCCCCACCCCCCTCTcaccccaatttcccccccccccaaagCTGGGGCACCCCTCGGAGCTGCCCCCCGAGCCCCTCCCCAACTACGAGGGGGACGAGGAATTCCTGCGGCGCCTCCACCACGTCCTGCTCGAGGTCAGGGGGggtccccaaaccctggggggggtccccaaaaccTCAGAGACCCCCCCTGACCTCCCCAAATTGCCCCCTCAggtggaggtgctggagggggCCCTGCAGTGCCCGGACTCGGGGCGGCGTTTCCCCATCTCCAGGGGGGTTCCCAACATGCTGCTGACTGAGGATGAGGCCTGAGGGGGGGTCAGGACCCCCCAATTTATGGGGGGGGGTCCTCAAAATGGGGCTGAGACCCTTCCCCACAAGAAAGGATCGTTGGGAGTGTGGGAAAACCTCGAATTCCCACGGGAAAACCCCAGAATTCCTATGGAAAACCCtgaatttccacagaaaaaccccaaaattcccacgggaaaatcctgaatttccaccaaaaaacccaaattctcaTGGGAAAACCCtgaatttccacagaaaaacccaaaaattcccacaggaaaatcccaaattcccacgGAAAACCTcgaattcccacaaaaaaaaacctaatcCTCATGGGtaagaccccaaaattcccacggggaaaccccaaaattcccacagaaaatcccaaattcccacaaaaaaaactaaattcCCATGGGAAAATCCCGAATTCCCACGGAAATCCCCGAATTCCTACAAAATAACCCtgaattcccacaaaaaaaaacccaaattcccacagaaaaacCCTGAATTCCCAcggaaaaccccaaattcccacgGAAAACCCTGGATTTCCgcaggaaaaccccaaaattcccaccaaaaaaacccaaattcccaaaaatggaGCCCAAAATTCACCCCCCATATGTTAGAACAGAGGGGCGTGGTCTGATCTGCCTCATTTGCATATGGGCGTGGTTACGATTacttcatttgcatttttggcgggaattgttttatttccataaaaTGCGGggaattctcttttttccccccaaattcccatttcttctCCCGgaatttctccttccttcccaaattctcctgttttaccccaaatatttttattttttcgaCACGTCAccagtattttttccccaaatcctttattttatctcaaaatccttttgttttcttctcagattCCTCTCCTTTGCCCCAATTGTCTCGTTTGTGCCCcagtttttttatattttgtgcCCCAATTCCCTCTTTTTTACCCCCTTATCTTTAATTTCTAttccaaatttaatttctattccAAAACTCCCGTTTTTCCCaaagctttatttcttttccccgTGTTGCTCTTCCTGACATTCTCGccttttatatttaatttttttcccatcattttaataaaaatccttttttttttggccagaATCGCCACTTTTGCTCTCTTTGAGGCTCCTCTCTGGAGACCCcgctgggatggaggggaaggggagggatgagggagcacgggagggatttttgggagaacCTGGAGGAATCCAGGTGAGCCTTGGGAACCTGGAAGGGACCTGGAGGCGTTTCCGGAACTCCCGGGCGCACCTGGAGCCGTTCCCAAAAATCCCGGAGCACTGGGAGGACCCGGGAGGCCCTTGGAGGACTCAGCTCCTCTCTATGATCCCAGAGCGCCGCCTCTCCGCGCGCTCGCCTCGATGGGCTGCGGAAGTGACGTCAGCACACCGCGCCGCCGGAAGTGACGTCAGTGCGTAGCGGCAGCGGCCTGAGGCGGGAGCGGCGGTTGGAGCGGCCCGAGGGGACGGTGAGGCTGGGGGCGGACAGACGGGAGCGGGAAGGGACGGAGGGGACCgggaggggacagaagggaccGGGAGGGGACTTggaggggcggggaggggccCCGAAGCGGCAGGAGGGCCGGGAGCGTGGGAAGGGGAGGGGCGAGAAGGGATCGAGGGGCGGGACGGGGCGGGGGAGTCTGTGAGGGGCGGGATGGCCGGGGGCGTCCCCTCAGTGTCTCCCGCTGTGTCCCCCGCTGTGTCCGCctcagtccctgtcccctctctgtccccgcGTCCCTTCAGGGTCCTCATCCTCCCCCGTACCCCCCCCCCAGCTCTgtcgctgtcccctctctcGCTGTCCCTCTCCTCACCCTGTCCCGGTGTCCCTCAGCccgtccccatgtccccacgcTGTGCCGCTGTCACTCACCCTGTCcagtccccgtgtccctccatatccccccaccctgtcccctcagtgtcccctcaatgtcccccaCAGGCGCCATGTCCTCGACGTCACAGAAGCACCGGGACTTCGTGGCGGAGCCGATGGGGGAGAAGCCGGTGGGGACCTTGGCCGGGATCGGGGACGTGCTGGGCAGGAAGCTGGAGGAGAAAGGCTTCGACAAGGTgggacttggggacacctggggacatcggggacacgTAGGGAGGGGTTTGGACAAGGGGGGACCATGGGGAGGGACGCTGAGGAAAGGCTTGAACTAAAAGGGATGGTCccaggggcttggggacacctctggggacacggcagggcaggatgagggatgggagcacaggaggtgctggggacacacgGAGCGAggggagcactggggaaggTGTCAGTGATGCCCCGGTGCCAGCgctgtcccctcattgtcccctccctgtcccccggGTGTCCCCTCAGGCGTACGTGGTGCTGGGGCAGTTCCTGGTGCTGCGCAAGGACGAGGAGCTGTTCCGGGAGTGGCTCAAGGAGACGTGCGGGGCCAACGCCAAACAGAGCCGCGACTGCTCGGGCTGCCTGCGCGAGTGGTGCGACGCCTTCCTCTGAGCCCCCCGCCCCCGGGCACCCCGAGccccccctgcaccccacaatcctgccctgcaccccaaaacacagccctgcaccccaaaacacagccctgcaccccaaaacccccaaattcccggcGAGTTCCAACCCTtggaagggctgggggctccccaaatcccccccccagggaccccaaaaccacatcTGGGAACGCCcgaccccaaaattctcccaacTCCCTCCATGCACCCCCTCCCCAACctccccccacacccctgggacccccaaaccggTGCTGCCACCCTCCCAAAACTCATcccggggggggtcccagggtgccacccctctcctgtcaccccaaaaccacctggGGGGGGTGAAGGGGgtccccacctccccctccccccaccacagggtgggattttggggtgccatCCTCGCAGGGAGTtcatttggggtgtccccccaCGCCATTAGTGTTACTTTGGGGTGCCCCCACCCGCCCCCCCCACAGGGGGTCTGTGTTATTTCGGGGGTGCCCCCCCGAGTTTGTTTCTAAAATGATTTTCTAAACAATAAaggttttgctgtgctgcatcTGGACCCGTCCTGCtatttggggggggggaggaTTTAGGAGGCCTGGGAAAAGGATTTTGTGATTGtggagaggatttggggtgcccgAAGAAGATTTGGGGGGCCTGGGGAAGATTTTGGGGGGCGCAGGGCGGCCGGGGTCCTCCAGAGCAGACAAGTTTGACCTCCGGGCTGTCCAGAGCGGCCTCCTCCAGAGCAGACAAGTCGCAGCTCCCGGGTCAACGAGCGCGGCCAGAGCGGCCCCGGGAACTTCCGGCCCAAACCACTTCCGGCCCCGAACACTTCCGGTTCGCGGCTGTGGCGGGAGGATTCAATCatggccgcggccgccgccgcctcctcccggcgccgccgccgcccccgcggccACCCCAACCCACTGTTCGCCCGCTGGCTCCGGGAGTGGCGGGACGAGGCGCAGGGGACATGGGCGAGGGGCACCTATGAGAGGGtagggctgtggggaggggtccccggTGGCATTTAGGGCCCCCCAGGTGCGCGATTCTGGGGTCCACAGGTGAAAATTGAGGTTTCtgggtgggaattttggggtctccgGGTGGATTTTGAGGTTTCTGGgtgagggttttggggtctccaggtggattttgaggtttttgggtagggttttggggtctccaggTGAATTTTGAGGTTTCTAGGTGCGTCTGGGGTCTCCAGgtgggtgattttgggattccccaGGTGAATTTGGGCATCCCAGGGTGCTACTTTTGGCCACCCCGAGGTGTATTTTGGGttcctcaggtgtgtcccaggtgtatcccaggaTTATttcaggtgtatcccaggtgtgtttccCAGGCCCTGCGCTCCCTGGCCCGGTTCCCCCTCCCGCTCCGTTCCGGCCGCTCCGCCGCCATCTTGCAGCACTTTGGCCCCGCCCTCTGCGCCCGCCTCGACCAACGGCTGCGCCAGCACCGGCAGGGTGGGCGGGGCCTGAAGGGGCGGGGTTACGAGGGGGTGTGGTCTGTGATGGGTGGAGCCTAACGAGGGTGTGACTCTGAGTGGGTGTGGCTTGTGttgggtgggtctgggggcgtGGTCTCGGTTGTTTTGTGGGTGGGGCCTAAAGGGGTGGGGGCTCAGAGTGGGTGTGGCCTGTAAAGGGTGTGGTTGGGGCATAGCCTCGAATTGTGTGGCTGGGGACGTGGCTTGAGGGAGCCCCACCCACCAGTGATGGGAAATTAAGGGTGTATAATGGTGGGAGGGGCGTGGCCTAAGGGGTGGGGGCTTTGTGGGCGGAGTTTGGTGGGAGGTGGCTCTGAAAGGGGTGGGGCTAAATAGGGTGGGGTTGGTGGTGGGTGTGGCCTCTCAGAGGCAATTTGCATGCTAATTTGCATGTTAATTTGCATCTTAATTGCATACCCAGAGCAGGGGCTCCCccccacgccccctccccatggGCGGGGCCCAgcctctccctcagcccctcccaaGGTGAGtcccaccccccctcccccacccaggccaccccccagctcccccattgaggggggaggggcagaaGAGGCCCCACCCCCATCTTTGCCCCTCCCCCCTCACCCAGCACCGCCCTCGCCCGTCCCGGCCCCTCCCCCGCTCCGCCGGCCACGCCCTGCTGCAGGTCCTGAGCCAGGtgagggggaggggacacacctgggggtgggggaggggttcagctccctgcccctcccccctcctGAGCCAAAgcccctcccccagcacccGGAGCCCCTCCCAGAGgcggagctgctgcagcaggccCAGCCCCTGTGTGACCACGCCCTGACCCCGGTGAGTGACCCTTCCCCCACTGCCCCTCCCCCTTCATGGCACCCACAggtgtgggggaggggctcacaccccccctcccccccgtgtcccctcccccacaggcagctctgggtcCCCTCCTGCGCCGGGGCCTTGTGCAGAGGAGTGACCGCCCCCCCCGGTATGGCCGGgaccccccagggacccccctgAACCCACCTGGGATCCCCCTgaacccccagacccacctgggaccccctcAGAaccacctgggaccccctgaTACCCCGCTCTGAACCCCCAGACCCATCTGGGACCCCCTGAACCCCCTTGGGATCCCTCAAAACCTCCTTGGGACCTCCCAaaagccccccaggaccctcccagaACACCCttgggaccccccaggacccccttcGGGCCTCCCCTGAACTCCCAGacccacctgggaccccccagacccatcTGAGACCCCCTGAACCCCCTTGTGACCCCTCAAAACCTCCttgggaccccctgggacccccctgaacccccagacccacctgggaccccctcAGAaccacctgggaccccctgaACCCCCTTGGGACCCCTCAAAACCATCTTGGGACCTCCCAAAAACCCTCCAGGACCCTCCCAGAACACCCTtgagaccccccaggacccccttcggaccccccctgaacccccagacccacctgggACCACCCAGACCCATCTGAGACCCCCTGAACCCCCTTGTGACCCCTCAAAACCTCCTTGGGACCCCCTGATACCCCTCCCgaacccccagacccacctgggacaccccagaacCCCCTTGGGACCCCCCTGGAACCCCTCTgaacccccagacccacctgggAACCCCCTTGGGACCCCTCAAAACCTCCTTGGGACCCCCGAAAAACCCCCCTGGGGCCCTTCCAGAATCCCCTTGGGATCCCCAGACCCACctaggaccccccaaacccccttgGGACCCCCTGAATTCCCCTGAGACCCCGCAGGACCCCCCAGTCtcacccctcccccccccacccaGGTACTCTCTGACCCCGAAGGGGCGGAGCCTcgcccaggccccgccccctgcccaggtgcacccacagcgccccctggcggaGCAGGACGAGAACtgcgccccctccccccctccgtgagttttgggggggctgggggggggtggggacacttgggggggGTCACAAACAcctggggggggttggggaggggtcacaaACAcctggggggggttggggaggggtcacaaacacctgggggggttggggaggggtcacCCCCCCCACCCAGGTGAGTTTG includes:
- the TRMT112 gene encoding multifunctional methyltransferase subunit TRM112-like protein, whose product is MKLLTHNLLSSHVPGLRPGGGFPLRIEAAEVRVRPVPFNAAFVSRLVPRLRWDALREAAESLGHPSELPPEPLPNYEGDEEFLRRLHHVLLEVEVLEGALQCPDSGRRFPISRGVPNMLLTEDEA
- the BANF1 gene encoding barrier-to-autointegration factor yields the protein MSSTSQKHRDFVAEPMGEKPVGTLAGIGDVLGRKLEEKGFDKAYVVLGQFLVLRKDEELFREWLKETCGANAKQSRDCSGCLREWCDAFL